Proteins encoded together in one Pseudomonas sp. ADAK13 window:
- a CDS encoding sulfate/molybdate ABC transporter ATP-binding protein, whose amino-acid sequence MSIEVRNVSKNFNAFKALNSINLDIQSGELVALLGPSGCGKTTLLRIIAGLETPDNGSIVFHGEDVSGHDVRDRNVGFVFQHYALFRHMTVFDNVAFGLRMKPKNQRPTESQIAVKVHELLNMVQLDWLSDRYPEQLSGGQRQRIALARALAVEPKVLLLDEPFGALDAKVRKELRRWLARLHEDINLTSVFVTHDQEEAMEVADRIVVMNKGVIEQIGSPGEVYENPASDFVYHFLGDSNRLHLGEDKHVLFRPHEVSLSRHELEDHHAAEVRDIRPLGATTRVTLKVEGQSELIEAEVVKDHDSLTGLARGETLFFKPKVWQKA is encoded by the coding sequence ATGTCGATCGAAGTCCGTAATGTCAGCAAGAACTTCAACGCCTTCAAGGCCCTGAACAGCATCAATCTGGACATCCAGAGTGGCGAGCTGGTGGCGTTGCTGGGCCCGTCCGGCTGCGGCAAGACCACCTTGCTGCGCATCATCGCCGGCCTGGAAACCCCGGATAACGGCAGCATCGTGTTCCACGGTGAAGACGTTTCCGGCCACGACGTGCGTGATCGCAATGTCGGCTTTGTGTTCCAGCACTACGCGCTGTTCCGCCACATGACCGTGTTCGACAACGTCGCGTTCGGCCTGCGCATGAAACCGAAAAACCAGCGCCCGACCGAAAGCCAGATCGCGGTCAAAGTCCACGAGCTGCTGAACATGGTGCAACTCGACTGGTTGTCCGATCGCTACCCGGAACAACTCTCCGGCGGCCAGCGCCAGCGTATCGCCCTGGCTCGCGCCCTGGCGGTAGAACCTAAAGTGCTGCTGCTGGATGAACCGTTCGGCGCCCTGGATGCCAAGGTCCGTAAAGAGCTGCGCCGCTGGCTGGCGCGCCTGCACGAAGACATCAACCTGACCTCGGTGTTCGTGACCCACGACCAGGAAGAAGCCATGGAAGTGGCGGACCGCATCGTGGTGATGAACAAGGGCGTGATCGAGCAGATCGGCTCACCGGGCGAAGTCTACGAAAACCCGGCCAGCGATTTCGTTTATCACTTCCTCGGTGACTCCAACCGCCTGCACTTGGGTGAAGACAAGCACGTGCTGTTCCGCCCGCATGAAGTGTCGTTGTCGCGCCATGAGCTGGAAGACCACCACGCGGCTGAAGTGCGTGATATTCGCCCGCTTGGCGCGACCACCCGGGTAACCCTGAAGGTCGAAGGCCAGAGCGAACTGATCGAAGCTGAAGTGGTGAAAGACCATGACAGCCTGACCGGTTTGGCGCGGGGCGAGACGCTGTTCTTCAAGCCCAAGGTCTGGCAAAAGGCTTAA
- a CDS encoding Crp/Fnr family transcriptional regulator — protein MDAEKWHPRLATGHWYSHLPADLQNSLLTSARLRQLTAGQYLFKRGDPPCGLYAVLEGSLRISAVNEQGKEAVLSLAELPYWFGEISLFDGLPRTHDACAVGPCTLLQVPQPALLQILEEAPRYWRDMALLMSQKLRLTFINIEQLSLMPASVRVAHRLLMIAEGYGDIEQARQVLQLPQEDLAAMLSLSRQTTNALLKDLQGQGIVRLGYGEIEILDPQRLREAAHA, from the coding sequence ATGGATGCAGAGAAATGGCACCCGCGGCTGGCCACCGGTCACTGGTACAGCCATCTGCCTGCTGATTTACAGAATAGCTTGCTGACCAGCGCCCGGCTGCGGCAGCTGACAGCGGGGCAGTACCTGTTCAAGCGCGGCGACCCACCGTGCGGGTTGTACGCGGTGCTGGAAGGCTCCCTGCGCATCAGCGCGGTAAATGAGCAGGGCAAGGAAGCCGTGTTGAGCCTGGCGGAATTGCCGTACTGGTTCGGCGAGATTTCCCTGTTCGACGGGCTGCCCCGCACCCATGACGCCTGCGCCGTCGGGCCTTGCACGCTGTTGCAGGTGCCGCAGCCGGCGTTGCTGCAAATCCTTGAAGAGGCACCGCGTTATTGGCGCGACATGGCCCTGTTGATGAGCCAGAAGTTGCGCCTGACCTTTATCAACATCGAGCAACTGAGCCTGATGCCGGCCTCGGTGAGGGTGGCGCACCGCTTGCTGATGATCGCCGAAGGCTACGGCGACATCGAACAGGCGCGACAGGTATTGCAACTGCCCCAGGAAGACCTGGCCGCGATGCTGAGCCTGTCACGCCAGACCACCAATGCGTTGCTCAAGGACCTGCAAGGCCAGGGCATTGTGCGCCTGGGCTATGGCGAGATCGAAATCCTCGACCCGCAGCGTTTGCGCGAGGCGGCGCACGCCTGA
- a CDS encoding AraC family transcriptional regulator translates to MTEPTSLASWTRALRKQLDALDLDSAALCAQAGLDPQLMDDPNARYPLSATTRLWELAVQASGDPAIGLRVSRFVSPTTFHALGYALVASGSLREVFERIVRYHQVVSDALSLELSREGERYRFRLQQPAGTPAPAFEAIDAFAAIYVRTCRNRLGREYAPLAVYLRRPEPADPKPWHTVFRAPVFFAAEEDRLEFAARDFDSHLDDANPELAEHNETVLKRTLAQLRPLTWERKVRSAIEAQLPDGEPSAERIAQALHLSLRSLQRHLADEGCRFDALLNECRENLALLHLRDPECSLAEISHLLGFADTSSFNRAFKRWTGITPGQFRDGLR, encoded by the coding sequence ATGACCGAACCGACCTCCCTCGCCAGCTGGACCCGCGCCCTGCGCAAGCAGCTCGACGCCCTGGACCTCGACAGCGCCGCACTGTGCGCCCAGGCCGGGCTCGACCCGCAGTTGATGGACGATCCCAATGCACGTTATCCGCTATCAGCCACCACGCGCCTGTGGGAACTGGCGGTGCAAGCCAGCGGCGACCCGGCGATTGGCTTGCGGGTATCGCGGTTTGTCAGCCCCACCACCTTTCATGCCCTGGGTTATGCGCTGGTGGCCAGCGGCAGCCTGCGGGAAGTGTTCGAGCGGATCGTGCGCTATCACCAGGTGGTCAGCGACGCCCTGAGCCTGGAGCTTAGCCGGGAGGGCGAACGTTACCGCTTTCGCCTGCAGCAGCCCGCCGGCACGCCCGCGCCGGCGTTTGAGGCAATTGATGCGTTCGCCGCGATCTACGTGCGCACCTGCCGCAATCGGCTGGGCCGCGAGTATGCGCCGCTGGCGGTGTACCTGCGGCGGCCCGAGCCGGCCGACCCCAAACCGTGGCACACGGTGTTTCGCGCGCCGGTGTTTTTTGCCGCCGAGGAAGACCGGCTGGAATTCGCCGCCCGGGACTTCGACAGCCACCTGGACGATGCCAATCCGGAGTTGGCCGAACACAATGAAACCGTGCTCAAGCGCACCCTGGCGCAACTGCGCCCGCTGACCTGGGAGCGCAAAGTGCGTTCGGCCATCGAAGCGCAACTGCCCGACGGTGAGCCGAGCGCCGAGCGGATCGCCCAGGCGTTGCATTTGAGTTTGCGCAGCCTGCAGCGGCACCTGGCGGACGAGGGTTGCCGGTTCGATGCGCTGCTGAATGAGTGCCGGGAGAACCTCGCGCTCCTGCATTTGCGGGATCCCGAGTGTTCACTGGCGGAAATCAGTCATTTGTTGGGGTTTGCCGATACCAGCAGCTTTAACCGGGCGTTCAAGCGCTGGACGGGGATCACGCCGGGGCAGTTTAGGGATGGGTTAAGGTAG
- the cysW gene encoding sulfate ABC transporter permease subunit CysW, which translates to MSQSSISAASSANAARRGSAVSRRILISLGWLIFALFLLLPLFIVVSQGLKNGLGAFFTAILEPDALSALKLTVIAVVISVPLNVVFGVSAAWCVSKYSFRGKSILVTLIDLPFSVSPVIAGLVYVLMFGAQGFFGPWLQDHDIQIVFALPGIVLATIFVTVPFVARELIPLMQEQGTQEEEAARLLGANGWQMFWHVTVPNIKWGLIYGVVLCTARAMGEFGAVSVVSGHIRGVTNTLPLHVEILYNEYNHVAAFAVASLLLILALFILLLKQWSENRINRLRKSAGEE; encoded by the coding sequence ATGTCCCAATCGTCTATTTCCGCCGCGTCCTCGGCCAACGCTGCCCGTCGCGGCAGCGCGGTGTCCCGACGCATTCTGATCAGCCTCGGCTGGTTGATCTTCGCGCTGTTTCTGCTGCTGCCGCTGTTTATCGTGGTGTCCCAGGGCCTGAAGAATGGCCTGGGGGCGTTCTTCACCGCGATTCTCGAGCCGGACGCGCTGTCGGCGCTGAAACTCACGGTGATCGCCGTGGTGATCTCGGTGCCGCTCAACGTGGTGTTCGGCGTCAGCGCCGCCTGGTGCGTGAGCAAGTACTCGTTCCGTGGCAAAAGTATCCTGGTGACGCTGATCGACCTGCCGTTCTCGGTATCGCCGGTGATCGCCGGTCTGGTGTACGTGTTGATGTTCGGCGCCCAGGGCTTCTTTGGCCCCTGGCTGCAAGACCATGACATCCAGATCGTGTTCGCCTTGCCGGGCATCGTGCTGGCGACGATCTTCGTCACCGTGCCGTTCGTGGCCCGTGAACTGATCCCGTTGATGCAGGAACAAGGCACCCAGGAAGAAGAGGCCGCGCGCCTGCTGGGCGCCAACGGCTGGCAGATGTTCTGGCATGTCACCGTGCCGAACATCAAGTGGGGCCTGATCTACGGCGTGGTGCTGTGTACGGCGCGGGCGATGGGTGAGTTCGGTGCGGTGTCGGTGGTGTCCGGCCACATTCGCGGCGTGACCAACACCTTGCCGCTGCACGTCGAGATCCTCTACAACGAATACAACCACGTCGCCGCGTTTGCCGTCGCGAGCCTGTTGCTGATCCTGGCGCTCTTCATCCTGCTGCTCAAGCAGTGGAGCGAGAACCGTATCAACCGCCTGCGCAAAAGCGCTGGTGAGGAATAA
- a CDS encoding arylsulfatase: protein MPQRPNFLVILADDMGFSDLGAFGGEIATPHLDALALNGLRLTDFHTAPTCSPTRSMLLTGTDHHIAGIGTMAEALTPELIGKPGYEGYLNDKVVALPELLRDAGYQTLMSGKWHLGLTAELAPHARGFERSFSLLPGAANHYGFEPTYDDTTPGLLKSTPALYIEDDTFVEQLPEDFYSSDAFGDKLLQYLKERDQSRPFFAYLPFSAPHWPLQAPAEIVEKYRGRYDAGPEVLRLERLEKLKALGLIDADVEPHPLIELNTQWAALSEEQRQVSARAMEVYAAMVERMDWNIGRVVEYLRRQGQLDNTFILFMSDNGAEGALLEAFPKFGPELLTYLNQHYDNRLENIGRANSYVWYGPAWAQVATAPSRLFKAFTTEGGIRVPALVHYPQLSLKGRISHGFGTVMDITPTILDLAGVRHPGKQWRGKPVAPLRGKSWLGFLSGETEQVHDEHTVTGWELFGRRAIRQGQWKAVYIPGPVGPATWQLYDLGQDPGEIHDLAQSHPQKLATLIGHWQQYVEETGVILSASPFQPD from the coding sequence ATGCCGCAACGTCCCAACTTTTTAGTGATTCTGGCCGATGACATGGGCTTCTCCGACCTGGGCGCCTTCGGTGGCGAAATTGCCACGCCGCACCTCGACGCCCTGGCACTCAACGGCCTGCGCCTGACCGACTTCCACACCGCGCCCACCTGCTCGCCAACCCGCTCGATGCTGCTCACCGGCACCGACCATCACATCGCCGGGATCGGCACCATGGCCGAGGCGCTCACCCCGGAGCTGATCGGCAAGCCGGGCTACGAGGGTTACCTCAACGACAAAGTGGTCGCCCTACCGGAACTGCTGCGCGACGCCGGTTACCAGACCCTGATGAGCGGCAAATGGCACCTGGGCCTGACCGCCGAACTGGCGCCCCACGCCCGGGGTTTCGAGCGTTCGTTCTCGCTGTTGCCGGGGGCGGCCAACCACTATGGCTTCGAGCCGACCTACGACGACACCACGCCGGGCCTGCTCAAATCCACCCCGGCGCTGTACATCGAAGACGACACTTTCGTCGAACAGTTGCCGGAGGATTTCTACTCCTCGGACGCCTTCGGCGACAAGCTGCTGCAGTACCTCAAGGAGCGGGACCAGAGCCGGCCCTTCTTCGCCTACCTGCCGTTTTCCGCTCCGCACTGGCCGTTACAGGCGCCGGCAGAGATCGTCGAAAAATACCGCGGCCGCTACGATGCCGGCCCCGAAGTGCTGCGCCTGGAACGCCTGGAAAAACTCAAGGCGCTGGGGCTGATCGATGCGGATGTGGAGCCCCATCCGTTGATCGAACTGAATACCCAATGGGCGGCCTTGAGCGAGGAGCAACGCCAGGTCTCGGCGCGAGCCATGGAGGTGTATGCGGCGATGGTCGAGCGCATGGACTGGAACATCGGGCGGGTGGTCGAGTACCTGCGCCGACAGGGGCAACTGGACAACACCTTTATCCTGTTCATGTCGGATAACGGCGCCGAAGGTGCCCTGCTGGAAGCATTCCCCAAGTTCGGCCCGGAGCTTCTGACCTACCTCAACCAGCACTACGACAACCGCCTGGAGAACATCGGCCGCGCCAATTCCTATGTGTGGTACGGCCCGGCCTGGGCCCAGGTGGCGACCGCGCCGTCACGTCTGTTCAAGGCGTTTACCACCGAAGGCGGGATCCGCGTGCCGGCGCTGGTGCATTACCCGCAGCTGTCCCTCAAGGGCCGGATCAGCCATGGCTTCGGCACGGTGATGGACATCACGCCGACCATTCTCGACCTCGCCGGCGTGCGCCATCCGGGCAAGCAGTGGCGCGGCAAGCCGGTGGCGCCGTTGCGTGGCAAGTCGTGGTTGGGATTCCTGTCCGGCGAAACCGAACAGGTGCATGACGAACACACCGTCACCGGCTGGGAGCTGTTTGGCCGCCGGGCGATTCGCCAGGGCCAGTGGAAAGCCGTGTACATCCCGGGGCCCGTGGGGCCCGCTACCTGGCAGCTGTACGACCTGGGCCAGGACCCCGGCGAAATCCATGACCTTGCTCAGAGCCATCCGCAAAAACTGGCGACCCTGATCGGCCACTGGCAGCAATACGTCGAAGAAACCGGGGTGATCCTCAGCGCGTCGCCGTTTCAGCCGGATTGA
- a CDS encoding ABC transporter permease: MARISLLSLPLAAPAQGRQPRWPHLGERLLPWLLPLALFALWWLASRNHWMSEQILPAPSLVWSSAVELAGGELWSHLAISLRRLFWGLLAGVSAGAVLGALLGFSPRAERLVFPTFSALSQVPTLAWIPLFMVFFGIGETLKLVVLVKAIVVPVTLHTLVGVRDAQPGLREAARVLRLPSHLLIRRLILPAALPAFMAGVRLALAAGWTSLLAVELLASSEGIGYLMVWARQLFMLDIVFVCIVVIGVLGVVMDRGVGWLDRKWVHWPHPATAQIRRGPRYQGWQRLQPWLLPLGLLALWQLATQQAWVDPNILVSPWAVLQTTAAGVLDLSLVNALTLSLGRTLGGLVLGGGLGFFVGLLLGLSRTSERVLGPTLAALRQIAIFAWVPLLTAWFGLGELAKWVFIALAAFFPLFIATQRSVLNLSPQLNEAAQVLRLSLGQRLRRLVLPGAAAGIFAGLRLSLIYAWLGTIGAEYFMPSNGGIGSLMIGAQQLLRMDLIMSGMLLVGLTGATLNLIGQRIETRATRWRHA, encoded by the coding sequence ATGGCCCGAATCTCGCTGTTGAGCCTGCCACTGGCGGCCCCTGCCCAAGGGCGGCAGCCACGTTGGCCGCACCTGGGCGAGCGCCTGTTGCCCTGGCTGCTGCCGCTGGCATTGTTTGCCCTGTGGTGGCTGGCCAGCCGCAATCACTGGATGAGCGAACAGATTCTGCCTGCACCGTCGCTGGTGTGGAGCAGCGCCGTGGAGCTGGCTGGCGGCGAGTTGTGGAGCCACTTGGCGATCAGCCTGCGACGACTGTTCTGGGGCTTGTTGGCGGGCGTCAGTGCCGGCGCCGTGCTGGGCGCCCTTTTGGGTTTCAGTCCCCGGGCCGAGCGCCTGGTGTTCCCGACGTTCAGCGCGCTGTCACAGGTCCCGACGCTGGCGTGGATCCCGCTGTTCATGGTGTTTTTCGGGATTGGCGAAACCTTGAAACTGGTGGTGCTGGTCAAGGCCATTGTGGTGCCGGTCACCCTGCATACGCTGGTGGGCGTGCGCGATGCCCAGCCCGGCCTGCGCGAAGCCGCACGGGTGCTGCGCCTGCCGTCTCACCTGTTGATCCGGCGCCTGATTCTGCCCGCCGCACTGCCGGCGTTCATGGCCGGTGTGCGCCTGGCCCTGGCCGCCGGCTGGACCTCGTTGCTGGCGGTGGAGCTGCTGGCCTCCAGCGAAGGCATCGGCTACCTGATGGTGTGGGCGCGGCAGCTGTTCATGCTGGATATCGTCTTCGTGTGCATCGTGGTGATCGGCGTGCTGGGGGTGGTCATGGACCGTGGGGTCGGCTGGCTGGACCGCAAGTGGGTGCACTGGCCGCACCCGGCCACCGCACAGATTCGCCGTGGCCCGCGCTACCAGGGCTGGCAACGCTTGCAGCCGTGGCTGCTGCCGCTGGGTTTGTTGGCACTGTGGCAACTGGCAACGCAGCAGGCCTGGGTGGATCCGAACATCCTGGTCAGCCCATGGGCCGTGCTGCAAACCACAGCCGCTGGCGTGCTCGATTTGAGCCTGGTCAACGCGCTGACGCTGAGCCTCGGGCGCACCTTGGGCGGCTTGGTGCTGGGCGGCGGCCTGGGCTTCTTCGTGGGCTTGCTGCTGGGCCTGTCGCGCACCAGTGAACGCGTGCTCGGCCCGACCCTCGCCGCCCTGCGCCAGATCGCGATTTTCGCCTGGGTGCCGCTGCTCACCGCCTGGTTCGGCCTCGGTGAATTGGCCAAGTGGGTATTCATCGCCCTTGCGGCGTTTTTCCCGCTGTTTATCGCCACCCAACGCAGCGTGCTGAACCTGTCACCCCAACTGAACGAAGCCGCCCAGGTCCTGCGCTTGAGCCTCGGCCAGCGCCTGCGACGGCTGGTGCTGCCGGGTGCGGCAGCCGGGATTTTCGCCGGCCTGCGCCTGAGCCTGATCTACGCCTGGCTGGGCACCATCGGCGCCGAATATTTCATGCCGTCCAACGGCGGCATCGGCAGCCTGATGATCGGCGCCCAGCAGTTGCTGCGCATGGACCTGATCATGAGCGGCATGCTCCTGGTGGGCCTTACCGGCGCCACTCTCAACCTGATCGGCCAACGCATCGAAACCCGCGCCACCCGCTGGAGACACGCATGA
- a CDS encoding ABC transporter ATP-binding protein, translated as MNAPIVSFTHVGKSFDVDGFELEAIREFNLDIAEGEFVAIVGSSGCGKSTLLRLLVGLDTQFRGQISVDGKAVSGIGGERGIVFQEHRLFPWLTVEENIGLGLVNEPLSAAEKQQRVGDFIELVGLTDFTRAYPHQLSGGMAQRVAIARGLVASPRILLLDEPFGALDALTRQQMQDELLAIRARARITTILVTHDVEEAIFLADRVVVMEPRPGRIKQVVDIALPHPRQRSSFDFHQLREELLHELISDDHYQPPVREQIRDLPLAFIAC; from the coding sequence ATGAACGCACCTATCGTCAGCTTCACCCATGTGGGCAAATCCTTTGATGTCGACGGCTTCGAACTGGAGGCCATCCGCGAATTCAACCTGGACATCGCCGAAGGTGAATTCGTCGCGATTGTCGGCTCCAGCGGCTGTGGCAAATCCACCCTGCTGCGCTTGCTGGTGGGCCTGGATACGCAGTTTCGCGGCCAGATCAGCGTAGATGGCAAGGCGGTCAGCGGCATCGGGGGCGAACGCGGCATCGTGTTCCAGGAGCACCGTTTGTTCCCCTGGCTGACGGTGGAAGAAAACATCGGCCTGGGGCTGGTCAACGAGCCCCTGAGCGCCGCCGAAAAGCAGCAGCGCGTCGGCGATTTTATCGAACTGGTAGGCCTGACCGACTTCACCCGCGCCTACCCGCACCAACTGTCCGGCGGCATGGCGCAACGGGTGGCAATCGCCCGTGGCCTGGTGGCCAGCCCGCGCATCCTGCTGCTGGACGAGCCCTTCGGCGCCCTCGACGCCCTGACCCGCCAGCAAATGCAGGACGAGCTGTTGGCTATCCGCGCGCGGGCCAGAATCACCACGATCCTGGTGACCCACGACGTGGAAGAAGCGATTTTTCTCGCCGACCGCGTGGTGGTGATGGAGCCCCGCCCGGGGCGGATCAAGCAGGTGGTGGATATCGCCCTGCCCCATCCACGCCAGCGCAGCAGTTTCGACTTTCATCAGTTGCGTGAAGAACTGCTGCACGAACTGATCAGCGATGACCACTACCAGCCACCGGTGCGCGAACAGATCCGCGACCTGCCCCTGGCCTTTATTGCCTGCTGA
- a CDS encoding fatty acid desaturase encodes MDGTSASPRQMNAQQRSAHIREVVLAEGLLLRQRHPWLLHQDALGAGILAFALVGMLGSAALYITGHMAWWVCLLLNAFLASLTHELEHDLIHSMYFRKQRLPHNLMMGLVWLARPSTINPWVRRHLHLNHHKVSGSETDIEERAITNGEPWGLARLLMVGDNIMSALIRVFRAPSWKHKLGILKRTALVYAPLALLHWGAWYVFLGFHAANGIASLLGAPIDWSANTLAVMHVIDIAAVVIIGPNVLRTFCLHFVSSNMHYYGDIEPGNVIQQTQVLNPWWLWPLQAFCFNFGSTHGIHHFVVKEPFYIRQMTVKTAHKVMAEMGVRFNDFGTFARANRFERATHPSVAINPAETATR; translated from the coding sequence ATGGACGGTACTTCTGCAAGCCCCCGGCAGATGAACGCGCAACAGCGTTCAGCGCATATCCGTGAAGTGGTGCTGGCCGAGGGGCTGTTGTTGCGCCAGCGCCACCCCTGGCTGCTGCATCAGGACGCGTTGGGCGCGGGCATCCTGGCCTTTGCCCTGGTGGGCATGCTGGGTTCCGCGGCGCTGTACATCACCGGGCATATGGCGTGGTGGGTGTGCCTGTTGCTCAACGCGTTCCTGGCGTCACTGACCCACGAGCTGGAACACGACCTGATCCACAGCATGTACTTTCGCAAGCAACGCCTGCCCCACAACCTGATGATGGGCCTGGTGTGGCTGGCGCGGCCGAGCACCATCAACCCTTGGGTGCGGCGCCATCTCCACCTCAATCACCACAAGGTGTCCGGCAGCGAAACCGACATCGAAGAGCGGGCAATCACCAACGGTGAACCCTGGGGCCTGGCGCGGTTGTTGATGGTCGGCGACAACATCATGTCGGCGCTGATCCGGGTGTTTAGGGCTCCGTCCTGGAAGCATAAGCTGGGCATTCTCAAGCGCACGGCGTTGGTCTACGCACCGCTGGCGCTGCTGCATTGGGGCGCGTGGTATGTGTTCCTCGGCTTCCATGCGGCCAATGGCATCGCCAGCCTGCTGGGCGCGCCGATCGACTGGTCGGCCAACACGCTGGCGGTGATGCACGTGATCGACATCGCCGCCGTGGTGATCATCGGCCCCAACGTACTGCGCACCTTCTGCCTGCACTTTGTCAGCTCCAACATGCACTACTACGGCGACATCGAGCCGGGCAATGTGATCCAGCAAACCCAGGTGCTCAACCCCTGGTGGCTATGGCCGTTGCAGGCGTTCTGCTTCAACTTCGGCAGCACCCACGGGATTCATCATTTCGTGGTCAAGGAGCCGTTCTACATCCGCCAGATGACGGTGAAAACGGCGCACAAGGTGATGGCCGAAATGGGCGTGCGCTTCAACGATTTCGGCACGTTTGCACGGGCCAATCGGTTCGAGCGCGCCACCCATCCGTCGGTGGCGATCAATCCGGCTGAAACGGCGACGCGCTGA
- a CDS encoding ABC transporter substrate-binding protein → MKLPFKRLITLVAGTALAGLVQAADLKEIRIAVPDLSAGTQHSGGGVVDVLREQQIFEKAFAEQGIKIQWNFFKGAGPVINEAFANGQVDLAYLGDLAAIIGKSNGLDTRLLSASARGVKHYLGVVPGSSIKTLQDLKGKRVAVFRGTASQLSFDSALASQGLSEKDLKVINLDFNAAVAALAAKQIDATWGSSGLSALQAKGLAEIPLSTKDLGDAGSIQGVLVGSGTFVDEHPEAVATLLKAQQQAVQWLTDDNNKQAYIQLVSGLASYPPVILTNDLKDQKLSEIFPSTLDPVFLAKLQDKVDLASQQRLIRKPFQVSDWVAPKLAAAGI, encoded by the coding sequence ATGAAGCTGCCCTTCAAACGCTTGATCACGCTGGTCGCCGGTACGGCGTTGGCCGGGCTGGTACAGGCTGCCGACCTCAAGGAAATCAGGATTGCCGTGCCCGACCTCAGCGCCGGTACCCAGCACAGCGGCGGCGGGGTGGTGGACGTGCTGCGCGAACAGCAGATCTTCGAAAAGGCCTTCGCCGAGCAGGGCATCAAGATCCAGTGGAATTTCTTCAAGGGCGCAGGCCCGGTGATTAACGAGGCCTTCGCCAATGGCCAAGTGGACCTTGCCTACCTGGGCGACCTGGCGGCGATCATCGGCAAGTCCAACGGCCTCGACACGCGCCTGCTGAGTGCCAGCGCCCGAGGCGTGAAACATTATCTGGGGGTGGTGCCCGGTTCGAGCATCAAGACCTTGCAAGACCTCAAGGGCAAGCGCGTTGCGGTGTTCCGAGGCACCGCCAGCCAGCTGTCGTTCGACAGCGCATTGGCCAGCCAGGGCTTGAGTGAGAAGGATCTGAAAGTCATCAACCTGGACTTCAACGCCGCCGTCGCCGCACTGGCTGCCAAGCAGATTGACGCGACCTGGGGCAGCTCGGGGCTGAGTGCGCTGCAAGCCAAGGGCCTGGCCGAGATACCGCTGAGCACCAAGGATTTGGGCGATGCCGGCAGTATCCAGGGTGTGCTGGTGGGCAGTGGCACGTTTGTCGATGAGCACCCTGAAGCCGTGGCCACACTGCTCAAGGCACAGCAGCAGGCGGTGCAATGGTTGACCGATGACAACAACAAGCAGGCCTACATCCAACTGGTGTCGGGGCTGGCGAGTTATCCACCGGTGATCCTGACCAACGACTTGAAAGACCAGAAACTCAGCGAGATTTTCCCGTCGACCCTCGACCCGGTGTTCCTCGCCAAATTGCAGGACAAGGTGGACCTGGCGTCCCAGCAGCGGTTGATCCGCAAGCCGTTCCAGGTGAGTGATTGGGTAGCGCCGAAGCTGGCGGCAGCCGGAATCTGA
- a CDS encoding response regulator, translating to MRVLLVEHESEAAEAMGRSLEEASYTVEVAANGMAALRFVESTEYDLVILDVMLPGLNAWKLQQAIRLKGETPMLFLTTPDGIEDRLRGLELHEDDYLLKPFEARALVARVKKVLRRDRGR from the coding sequence ATGCGCGTCCTGCTAGTGGAACACGAGTCAGAGGCGGCCGAGGCTATGGGCCGCAGTCTTGAGGAGGCCAGCTACACGGTGGAGGTGGCGGCCAATGGCATGGCGGCCCTGCGCTTTGTGGAAAGCACTGAATACGATCTGGTGATCCTGGATGTGATGCTGCCGGGGCTGAATGCCTGGAAGCTGCAACAGGCGATTCGGTTGAAAGGCGAGACGCCGATGTTGTTTCTGACCACGCCCGACGGGATTGAAGATCGGCTGCGTGGGCTGGAATTGCACGAGGATGATTATTTGCTCAAGCCGTTTGAGGCCCGGGCGTTAGTGGCGCGGGTGAAGAAGGTGTTGCGGCGGGACCGGGGGCGCTGA
- a CDS encoding Mpo1 family 2-hydroxy fatty acid dioxygenase: MKSLVDHLSQYAAYHRDPRNIASHFIGIPLIVVAVAVLLSRPEWTVAGLWLSPAVVVALLSAWFYLRLELALGVLMTVLMGLSVWAGHVLAAQSTLVWLSSGIGMFVVGWVIQFVGHYYEGKKPAFVDDVSGLIVGPLFVVAELAFLVGLRHDLKQQIEERSGPVAVRHKNATA; the protein is encoded by the coding sequence ATGAAAAGCCTCGTCGACCATCTCAGTCAATACGCTGCCTACCACCGTGACCCGCGCAATATCGCCAGCCACTTTATCGGCATCCCGCTGATTGTGGTGGCGGTGGCCGTGTTGCTGTCACGCCCCGAATGGACGGTGGCCGGGCTCTGGCTCTCGCCGGCCGTGGTAGTGGCGCTGCTCTCGGCGTGGTTCTACCTGCGCCTGGAACTGGCACTCGGTGTGCTGATGACGGTGCTGATGGGCCTGTCGGTGTGGGCCGGGCATGTACTGGCAGCGCAAAGCACGCTGGTGTGGCTGAGCAGCGGCATCGGCATGTTCGTGGTGGGCTGGGTGATCCAGTTTGTCGGGCATTACTACGAGGGCAAAAAACCGGCGTTTGTCGATGACGTGTCCGGGCTGATCGTAGGGCCGTTGTTTGTGGTGGCGGAGTTGGCGTTTCTGGTGGGGCTGCGGCATGACCTGAAGCAGCAGATTGAAGAGCGCTCGGGGCCGGTGGCCGTGCGGCACAAGAACGCCACAGCCTGA